The Exiguobacterium acetylicum genome includes a window with the following:
- a CDS encoding transporter substrate-binding domain-containing protein has protein sequence MKHGLKLAVAALSTAGVLAACGASNDNAGSDKESKVITVGTEATYPPFTYKEKGKLTGYDVDVMNEVAKRAGYKVDYKAMDFKGLIPALDSKRIDVIANQMGITPERQEKYAFSDAYTVSGSTIIVNNKTNDIKTLDDLKGKTVGSTQGSLYAKTAEEAGAKVKYYKGANQVLKDLEAGRVDAAMNDRLFVLTELKKAGYKVKAVGETFDKNESGFMMAKNSKYTEDFNKALADMQEDGTLAEIGKKYFNEDISK, from the coding sequence ATGAAACACGGTTTGAAATTAGCTGTAGCAGCATTATCGACAGCGGGGGTGCTTGCAGCATGCGGCGCTTCGAACGACAACGCAGGTTCTGATAAAGAGTCAAAAGTCATTACAGTCGGTACAGAAGCAACGTACCCACCTTTTACGTATAAAGAAAAAGGAAAATTAACAGGTTATGACGTCGACGTCATGAACGAAGTCGCAAAACGTGCTGGCTATAAAGTCGACTACAAAGCAATGGATTTCAAAGGACTCATCCCAGCACTCGATTCAAAACGAATCGATGTCATCGCGAACCAAATGGGAATCACGCCTGAGCGTCAAGAAAAGTACGCTTTCTCTGATGCGTATACGGTCTCTGGTTCAACGATCATCGTCAATAACAAAACGAACGACATTAAGACACTCGACGACTTAAAAGGTAAGACAGTCGGTTCGACACAAGGTTCACTCTATGCAAAGACAGCTGAAGAAGCTGGCGCAAAAGTGAAATACTATAAAGGTGCGAACCAAGTCTTGAAAGACCTTGAAGCAGGTCGTGTTGACGCAGCCATGAACGATCGTCTTTTCGTCTTGACGGAGCTCAAGAAAGCTGGCTACAAAGTCAAAGCGGTCGGTGAAACATTCGACAAGAACGAATCAGGTTTCATGATGGCAAAAAACAGTAAGTATACAGAAGACTTCAATAAAGCACTCGCTGACATGCAAGAAGACGGCACTCTTGCAGAAATCGGTAAGAAGTACTTCAACGAGGATATCAGTAAGTGA
- a CDS encoding ABC transporter ATP-binding protein: protein MAEIRLEHIDKIYSGDAKAVDDFNLHIKDKEFIVFVGPSGCGKSTTLRMIAGLEEISGGDFIIDGKRMNDVAPKDRDIAMVFQNYALYPHMNVFDNMAFGLKLRKFPKDEIKQRVDNAARILGLEEYLERKPKALSGGQRQRVAIGRAIVRDAKVFLMDEPLSNLDAKLRVQMRKEIIQLHKRLETTTIYVTHDQTEAMTLATRIVIMKAGIIQQVGTPKEVYDHPDNMFVAGFIGSPSMNFLTGKLAEDGLFHVSGTEEKFEVPEGKMKVLRDRGYTNKDLVLGIRPEDIHAELIYQDTKTAHRFPAHIEVSELMGAESYLYSKVGQQAFTARVDSRSHVEMGSQLDLFFDMTKAHFFDSATEATIR, encoded by the coding sequence ATGGCTGAAATTCGTCTTGAACATATCGATAAAATTTACTCAGGTGATGCAAAAGCGGTTGATGATTTCAACCTTCATATTAAAGATAAAGAATTCATCGTCTTCGTCGGACCATCAGGTTGCGGTAAATCAACGACGCTCCGGATGATCGCCGGTCTTGAAGAAATTTCGGGTGGAGATTTCATCATCGACGGTAAACGCATGAACGATGTAGCACCAAAAGATCGCGATATCGCGATGGTCTTCCAAAACTATGCGTTGTATCCACACATGAACGTCTTCGATAACATGGCATTCGGATTGAAGCTTCGTAAGTTCCCGAAAGATGAAATCAAGCAACGCGTTGATAACGCAGCCCGTATCCTCGGTCTTGAAGAGTACCTCGAGCGGAAACCAAAAGCTCTTTCTGGTGGTCAGCGCCAACGGGTAGCAATCGGACGTGCCATCGTTCGTGATGCGAAAGTTTTCTTGATGGATGAGCCACTCTCAAACTTAGATGCTAAATTACGTGTGCAAATGCGTAAGGAGATCATTCAGTTACACAAACGTCTCGAGACGACGACGATTTACGTCACGCACGATCAGACGGAAGCAATGACGCTCGCGACACGAATCGTCATCATGAAAGCCGGTATCATTCAACAAGTCGGTACACCAAAAGAAGTCTATGATCACCCAGATAACATGTTCGTTGCTGGATTCATCGGTTCACCATCGATGAACTTCTTGACAGGTAAACTGGCGGAAGACGGTCTCTTCCATGTTTCCGGAACAGAAGAGAAGTTCGAAGTACCAGAAGGAAAAATGAAAGTTCTCCGTGATCGCGGTTACACGAACAAGGATCTCGTCCTCGGAATTCGTCCGGAAGACATCCATGCAGAATTGATCTACCAAGACACTAAAACAGCACACCGTTTCCCAGCGCATATCGAAGTATCCGAATTGATGGGTGCAGAGTCTTACCTCTACTCAAAAGTCGGACAACAAGCGTTCACAGCTCGTGTCGATTCACGTTCACATGTCGAAATGGGATCGCAGCTTGATCTCTTCTTCGATATGACAAAAGCACACTTCTTCGACTCTGCGACGGAAGCAACGATCCGTTAA
- a CDS encoding PucR family transcriptional regulator has protein sequence MLRQLMTLFNDQLTTDPNLYCQEQYSVYRLADGLCFGIKTTAISDREQQLLDVFAERIITTTRSDTDTWRERLQSAHAQEDQPFRLVHFLFNPTDERTSEEIQQLLSSFFSQTSTLIPFSTHRFTVVEREEFVIESELSDLFLALQSDFVLDGKVLLGQQRAAGDIAVQFQLEQAALASVPSMQIERFLPAMTRLASLDDRYRTTLIDQFILSLEPESRETILAFCRANLNVSLTAKHLFLHRNSLQYRLDRLTEQTEIDVRSFEGATFLYTLLLVA, from the coding sequence GTGTTACGACAACTGATGACTTTATTCAATGACCAGCTTACGACCGACCCGAATCTGTATTGCCAGGAACAGTATAGCGTATATCGTCTTGCAGATGGGCTTTGTTTTGGAATCAAAACGACCGCCATCTCCGACCGCGAACAACAACTACTTGATGTATTTGCTGAACGCATCATCACGACAACTCGGTCAGATACCGATACGTGGCGAGAGCGTCTCCAATCTGCTCATGCGCAGGAAGACCAACCCTTTCGACTCGTCCATTTTTTGTTCAATCCGACGGATGAACGAACAAGCGAAGAAATTCAACAATTGCTCTCCTCTTTCTTTTCGCAGACGAGTACTCTTATTCCTTTTAGTACACACCGCTTTACGGTCGTCGAACGTGAAGAGTTTGTCATCGAATCAGAACTATCCGATTTATTTTTAGCATTACAATCTGATTTTGTACTCGACGGTAAGGTATTACTTGGTCAACAACGTGCTGCAGGCGATATCGCGGTTCAGTTTCAATTAGAACAAGCAGCGCTAGCATCCGTTCCTTCGATGCAAATCGAGCGCTTCTTACCTGCTATGACTCGTCTCGCAAGTCTAGATGATCGGTACCGCACAACACTTATCGATCAGTTCATCCTTTCACTCGAGCCAGAATCTCGTGAGACGATCCTCGCCTTTTGTCGCGCCAATTTAAACGTTTCTCTGACAGCAAAACATCTATTCTTACATCGTAACAGTCTCCAGTATCGACTCGATCGATTGACGGAACAGACCGAAATCGACGTCCGTTCATTTGAAGGGGCTACTTTTCTCTATACCTTACTTCTTGTAGCATGA
- a CDS encoding DUF445 domain-containing protein: MSDTFLLVLKLVGIIVIGALIGAITNHLAIRMLFRPLEPKYIGKFRVPFTPGLIPKRRDELAANLGRTVVKHLLTPEGIGKRLASPAVRGAVTRLVEQEVMKWTRSEETTEAWISRFIDEPKQRIQGKISYHLEQEFSNLMSKWREQSVRELIGEAGEQKIEEVMPRLVTSVLHQAEEYFDGPEGRVQLEETVARFIQQRLGGGMFGMLLANVNVVDMIQPELKRVLQSESTSQFILALLRQEWQKGLDRPLSSYLTEESESRIRQTVKEQIMARLPIESMLATPLRVWLSPLESQVLEQHVPVVIDHLFERTTNQIGQILQTLDLETIVREEVDLLDTAYLEEIVLSISKREFRAITWLGGLLGGLIGLIQAGLYLV, from the coding sequence ATGTCAGATACATTTTTACTTGTGTTGAAGCTTGTCGGAATCATCGTCATTGGTGCCCTGATTGGTGCAATTACGAATCATCTAGCGATTCGGATGTTATTTCGACCACTTGAGCCGAAATATATCGGAAAGTTTCGCGTACCATTTACGCCGGGTCTGATTCCTAAACGACGGGATGAACTAGCAGCAAATCTCGGACGGACGGTCGTCAAGCATCTCTTGACGCCAGAAGGAATCGGAAAGCGTCTCGCATCACCAGCTGTCCGAGGGGCTGTTACACGTCTCGTCGAACAAGAAGTCATGAAATGGACACGTTCCGAAGAGACGACGGAAGCGTGGATCAGTCGTTTCATTGATGAACCGAAACAACGGATTCAAGGGAAAATCAGTTATCACTTGGAGCAGGAGTTTTCGAACTTAATGAGCAAGTGGCGCGAGCAGTCCGTACGCGAACTGATTGGAGAAGCTGGGGAACAAAAAATCGAAGAGGTCATGCCGCGACTTGTCACATCCGTATTGCATCAAGCAGAAGAATATTTTGACGGACCTGAAGGACGCGTACAACTCGAAGAAACCGTTGCTCGTTTCATTCAACAACGACTCGGTGGGGGAATGTTCGGGATGTTGCTCGCGAACGTCAATGTCGTTGATATGATTCAGCCGGAGCTGAAACGGGTACTTCAATCAGAGTCGACGTCTCAATTCATCCTTGCCTTATTACGTCAGGAATGGCAAAAGGGACTGGATCGCCCGCTTTCGTCTTATCTGACGGAAGAGTCAGAGTCGCGCATTCGACAGACTGTCAAAGAACAAATCATGGCGCGTTTGCCGATTGAATCAATGCTTGCTACACCATTACGTGTCTGGTTAAGTCCACTTGAGTCACAAGTACTCGAGCAGCATGTTCCTGTCGTCATCGATCATCTATTCGAGCGGACGACGAACCAAATCGGGCAAATCTTACAGACGCTCGATCTCGAAACAATCGTTCGAGAAGAAGTTGATTTACTGGATACAGCATATTTAGAGGAAATCGTCTTATCGATTTCTAAGCGAGAATTCCGGGCTATCACTTGGCTTGGAGGGTTGTTAGGTGGTTTAATTGGATTGATACAGGCGGGGCTTTATCTCGTCTAA
- a CDS encoding YlbF family regulator, producing MAETNLYDHAYTLERALRETSEYTTLKDLYTQVNADPESNELFASFRNIQLELQQKQMQGEEITPDDMASAQTKMLEVQNNPLISQLMQEEQRMHTMLTEVTQIIMKPLEELYAPMMEQQDDVQ from the coding sequence ATGGCAGAAACAAACTTATACGATCACGCGTACACACTGGAGCGCGCTTTACGCGAAACTTCGGAGTATACGACATTAAAAGATTTGTATACACAAGTCAACGCAGATCCAGAATCAAACGAATTGTTCGCATCGTTCCGCAACATCCAACTCGAATTACAACAAAAACAGATGCAAGGTGAAGAAATTACACCAGACGATATGGCATCGGCACAAACGAAAATGCTTGAAGTACAAAACAACCCATTGATCAGCCAGTTGATGCAAGAAGAGCAACGGATGCACACGATGCTGACGGAAGTTACACAAATCATCATGAAGCCGTTAGAAGAACTCTATGCACCAATGATGGAGCAACAAGACGACGTGCAATAA
- a CDS encoding YhzD family protein, with translation MQYTITVFSDRGETLLDDVFEAESDGQAREEGIRRLSASEYAHHAARVTRSGRLIHFERAYLPRIVPASS, from the coding sequence ATGCAATATACGATTACAGTGTTTTCAGATCGTGGGGAAACGTTGCTCGATGACGTCTTTGAAGCAGAGTCGGATGGACAGGCACGGGAAGAAGGCATTCGTCGCCTGAGCGCGAGTGAGTATGCTCATCATGCCGCTCGTGTCACGCGTTCCGGTCGGTTGATTCATTTCGAGCGGGCTTACCTGCCAAGGATTGTTCCTGCTTCATCTTGA
- the dinB gene encoding DNA polymerase IV — protein MERKIIHIDMDAFYASVEQRDRPRLKGVPVVVGGPPHARGVVATCSYEARKYGIYSAMPSRRAFQLCPRAVFIRPRFDVYRAVSAQIMELFREVTPLVEPLSLDEAYLDVTENYFDQKSATYIAQYVLQQIKERTGLTASAGVSNSKLVAKVASGYEKPNGLTVVPPEDVLSFLSPLKIGDLHGVGKVTEQTLRKQGIETVSDVQQMPVEQLRALLGRDRGTELHAMAHGIDERPVRPERERKSIGSETTFEEDTEDIDTIFETLIRESKSVIASLQKKELVCRTITIKWKTDTFQSRSKRHTFLEETANEERLLEETTKLFNGITFDGPIRLIGMTVSHLTTPPAARQLTWQDLDLRL, from the coding sequence ATGGAACGAAAAATCATTCATATTGATATGGACGCCTTTTATGCTTCCGTCGAGCAACGCGACCGTCCTCGATTAAAGGGTGTCCCTGTCGTTGTTGGTGGACCACCTCATGCCCGTGGTGTCGTAGCGACCTGTTCCTATGAAGCACGTAAATACGGCATCTATAGCGCGATGCCTTCAAGACGCGCATTTCAGCTTTGCCCTCGTGCCGTCTTCATTCGGCCCCGCTTTGACGTCTATCGTGCCGTCAGTGCGCAAATCATGGAACTCTTTCGAGAAGTGACGCCGCTCGTCGAACCGCTCTCACTGGATGAGGCGTACTTAGACGTCACGGAAAATTATTTTGATCAAAAAAGTGCGACCTATATCGCACAGTACGTCTTACAGCAAATTAAAGAACGGACCGGTCTGACTGCTTCTGCTGGTGTCTCTAACTCAAAGCTCGTTGCGAAGGTCGCTTCCGGTTATGAGAAACCGAATGGGCTGACGGTCGTTCCACCAGAGGATGTCCTCAGTTTCTTATCGCCCTTAAAAATCGGTGACTTGCATGGCGTCGGAAAAGTTACGGAACAAACGTTACGGAAACAAGGGATTGAGACAGTTTCTGATGTCCAACAGATGCCCGTCGAACAATTACGGGCATTGCTCGGACGCGATCGTGGCACAGAACTGCATGCGATGGCACATGGGATCGATGAGCGACCGGTTCGACCGGAACGTGAGCGAAAATCGATTGGTTCTGAGACGACTTTCGAAGAGGACACAGAGGATATCGATACGATATTTGAGACGTTGATCCGAGAATCAAAATCGGTCATTGCGAGCTTGCAGAAAAAAGAACTCGTGTGTCGGACAATCACGATCAAGTGGAAGACTGACACATTCCAGTCACGTTCGAAACGTCATACCTTTTTAGAAGAAACAGCAAACGAAGAGCGTTTACTTGAGGAAACAACTAAACTATTTAATGGTATTACCTTTGACGGTCCGATTCGCTTGATTGGTATGACAGTCAGCCACCTCACTACGCCTCCCGCTGCGAGACAGTTGACATGGCAAGATCTAGACTTACGCTTGTAA
- a CDS encoding magnesium transporter CorA family protein produces the protein MELEPQFNWSRYLDLADYEQTLPTTAVDQSEMDWVTQLRSKDMNFTRSEKGVLYGAVVTWQNPVDKSDRRSICFYVTKEKLITIGLSESIVTLVAPYSPAHPFAAFYTILALQLNTYFAGIDLFETELFSRQDELRGSINEDSLDSIFALRDTIENWSDLIVPFQELVMAGEESFLEEESYLEDLSLKLATKRVRRLLMLIEHYQKDIEVLLDLSTTVSNFRGNEIMKALTIFTAVATPTMALGAIWGMNFKIMPELEWKYGYALSLSLIFLSTGGIFYWMRWRGWLGALVRMPKNSRPKK, from the coding sequence ATGGAACTGGAACCTCAATTTAATTGGTCCCGCTATCTCGATTTAGCTGACTATGAACAAACACTTCCGACAACTGCTGTCGACCAATCTGAAATGGATTGGGTCACGCAACTACGATCGAAAGATATGAACTTCACTCGCTCGGAAAAAGGAGTCCTTTACGGAGCTGTCGTGACGTGGCAAAATCCAGTCGACAAAAGCGATCGTCGCTCGATTTGTTTTTACGTGACAAAAGAAAAACTGATCACGATCGGACTGTCTGAATCAATCGTCACACTTGTCGCCCCTTACTCGCCCGCGCATCCGTTCGCTGCCTTTTATACGATTCTTGCTTTGCAGTTGAATACGTATTTTGCTGGGATTGACCTATTTGAAACAGAACTGTTTTCAAGGCAGGATGAACTGCGTGGTAGCATCAATGAAGATTCGCTCGATAGCATCTTCGCACTGCGCGATACGATCGAGAACTGGTCCGATTTGATCGTTCCATTTCAAGAACTCGTCATGGCCGGAGAGGAATCGTTTCTCGAGGAAGAGTCGTATCTTGAGGACCTTTCCTTGAAACTAGCTACGAAACGTGTCCGCCGTCTGTTGATGCTCATTGAACACTATCAAAAAGACATCGAGGTTCTCCTGGATTTATCAACGACCGTCTCGAATTTCCGTGGAAACGAGATCATGAAGGCATTAACGATTTTTACTGCCGTCGCAACACCGACGATGGCACTCGGCGCGATTTGGGGAATGAACTTTAAAATAATGCCCGAGCTAGAATGGAAATACGGCTATGCGTTATCCCTCAGTCTAATTTTTTTATCGACTGGTGGCATCTTTTACTGGATGCGCTGGCGTGGTTGGTTAGGTGCACTTGTCCGTATGCCAAAGAATAGTCGACCAAAAAAATAG
- a CDS encoding HD domain-containing protein translates to MKGIGKLAIGETLDQRAMIKQAVKGIAANGKPYLTIILTDKTGEIETKMWDTSDLEKYAPKSIVHAAGEVMDYRGRTQLKLKQITVLEETNVEDYVQSAPIPREQIETEVLAFVESIQNSDMKKLVKHLITSRFDAYFTHPAAVKNHHAFYSGLSYHVLSMLRLADQIAQLYPTLNRDVLISGIILHDYAKIKELSDPVAPEYTLPGKLVGHITMMVAELEKVGAELQIDAEVLTVLQHLVLSHHGRPEWGSAVAPQMREAEVLFLIDNLDARMTMMDRLLEYVEPGQFSERSFALDNRAFYRPKL, encoded by the coding sequence ATGAAAGGAATCGGTAAGTTAGCGATTGGAGAAACGCTCGATCAGCGAGCGATGATCAAGCAGGCGGTCAAAGGAATTGCGGCAAACGGCAAGCCGTATTTGACGATTATCTTGACGGATAAGACAGGTGAAATCGAGACGAAGATGTGGGATACGAGTGATCTTGAGAAATATGCACCGAAGTCGATCGTCCATGCCGCTGGAGAAGTGATGGACTATCGGGGACGGACGCAGCTCAAGCTCAAGCAAATCACTGTCCTTGAGGAGACGAATGTCGAGGATTATGTCCAATCTGCACCGATTCCACGAGAACAGATCGAGACGGAAGTACTCGCGTTCGTAGAATCGATTCAAAACAGTGATATGAAAAAGCTCGTCAAACATTTGATTACTTCACGATTTGACGCTTACTTCACACATCCGGCAGCAGTCAAGAACCATCATGCCTTTTATTCTGGACTGTCTTACCACGTCCTTTCAATGTTACGTCTAGCGGACCAAATCGCTCAACTCTACCCGACGCTCAACCGCGATGTGCTAATCAGTGGCATCATTCTGCACGATTATGCGAAAATCAAGGAGTTATCCGATCCGGTTGCACCGGAATATACGTTACCTGGCAAGCTTGTCGGCCATATTACGATGATGGTAGCGGAACTTGAAAAAGTCGGAGCAGAATTACAAATCGACGCAGAAGTACTGACGGTCTTGCAACATCTCGTCTTAAGTCATCATGGACGACCAGAATGGGGTTCTGCCGTTGCACCACAAATGCGTGAAGCAGAAGTCTTATTCTTGATCGATAATCTCGATGCACGGATGACGATGATGGATCGTCTCCTTGAATATGTCGAACCAGGACAGTTCTCGGAACGATCATTTGCCTTGGACAATCGTGCTTTTTACCGTCCGAAGCTATAA
- the namA gene encoding NADPH dehydrogenase NamA, which translates to MKTKLFDTVQLGTLTFRNRVIMAPMCMYSAKEDGLVTDWHVTHYATRAMGGVGGVILEASAVTPDGRISAGDLGIWSDAHIEGLQRIAEQVKAAGAKAGIQLAHAGRKSTTAEPPVAPSDLPFDDTYTHPRALTLEEIATIKQQFIDAALRAEKAGFDFIEIHGAHGYLLNTFLSPLSNVREDQYGGSTENRMRLLLEVIDGIQAVSKLSIWVRISAADHATGGMTATDYIPLAKELATRNIDLLDCSSGAVVANAVPEVYPGYQVAYAEELKRETGIATGAVGLITTAAHAEEIVRNGRADIVLLARELLRQPYWVYHAAAELGDTVVLPKQYERAPIRTVR; encoded by the coding sequence ATGAAGACGAAGTTGTTTGATACGGTTCAACTCGGAACACTGACATTCCGCAATCGGGTCATCATGGCACCGATGTGCATGTACAGTGCAAAAGAAGATGGACTCGTTACGGATTGGCATGTCACGCACTATGCAACCCGTGCAATGGGTGGAGTCGGTGGCGTTATTTTAGAAGCAAGTGCCGTCACGCCAGACGGTCGAATTTCAGCTGGTGATCTCGGAATCTGGTCAGATGCACATATTGAAGGCTTACAACGGATCGCAGAGCAAGTCAAAGCAGCGGGCGCTAAAGCAGGTATTCAACTGGCTCACGCTGGGCGTAAAAGCACAACGGCAGAACCGCCAGTTGCACCAAGTGACTTACCATTTGATGATACGTATACACATCCGCGAGCATTGACGCTTGAGGAAATCGCAACGATCAAGCAACAGTTCATCGATGCAGCACTGCGTGCGGAAAAAGCAGGATTTGATTTCATCGAAATTCATGGTGCTCATGGTTACTTATTGAACACATTCCTCTCTCCGTTATCGAATGTGCGTGAGGACCAGTACGGTGGATCGACGGAAAATCGGATGCGCTTGTTGTTAGAGGTCATTGATGGCATCCAGGCAGTCTCAAAGCTCTCGATTTGGGTCCGGATCTCAGCAGCAGATCACGCAACAGGGGGAATGACGGCAACGGATTATATTCCACTTGCGAAAGAACTAGCAACACGTAACATCGATCTACTCGATTGTAGTTCGGGTGCTGTCGTAGCGAATGCAGTGCCGGAAGTGTACCCGGGTTACCAAGTAGCCTACGCGGAAGAGTTAAAACGAGAGACGGGTATTGCAACGGGAGCGGTTGGATTGATCACGACCGCAGCCCATGCAGAAGAAATCGTCCGTAACGGTCGAGCCGATATCGTCCTGCTCGCACGTGAGTTGCTGCGCCAGCCTTACTGGGTCTATCATGCAGCAGCCGAACTAGGGGATACGGTCGTTTTGCCGAAACAATATGAGCGGGCGCCGATTCGGACCGTTCGCTAA